The genomic region CCTTATAACCCTGAACCGTCAGCATGGCAATATCGTCCGCAATTTCCGGGAAGTTGGGTTTAAGGCCTCCTGGTCCTCCGCAACACACCTGTTTGCCATCAAAGAGTTCATTGACCTGGACACCCATGCTTTCAAGAATACTACGTGGAACATCTTTTGAATCTCTCATGGGACATGCATCCCTGACAGAAACAGTCAGGTCAAGCTTCTCTGGCCTGAGTGTGCCATCAGATATCATGTCCTTAAACACATTAAGGGAATGCTCAACCTCAAAATTCAGTTCACGGTAGAGTTTGGGGTACTCTTTACCAAGTACCAGATAACAACCAGGACATGAAGCTATTACCTTCTTCACCCCAAGTGATTCTATATAGTCAACAAACTTTTTAGCATGCTCTGCAAGATCTCCAAGATGACCATTATCAAGAAGGAAAAGTCCGCAGCATTTCTCTTCTTTAAGTATCATTGGTCTTATTCCTGCATGGTTGAGCAGGCGGATTGTAGCTCTGGCAATGTCCGGCTGGCTGTATGAGACCCAGCAACCTGCCATGTAAGCTATTTCTGAACTTTCTGCAATATCAAGATCTTCGGTTATCCAGTCAAACCTCTTTTCAGGATCTTTGGCTCCTGGGCTGTTGTGCTCAATTATGTTATTTGAAATTGCCGTGGTCTTTGCAGGCTCCCTGCCCTGCTCTGCCAGTAGTTGCCTTTCATACTGGATTATGTCTGTGATTGGAATATTCACCGGACACACATCATCACATGCACCACAGCGAGTTGAAAGATAGATGTTGTCGTATTCTTCCTGTGTAAGTTCCTCACCTGCAGCAATCTTTGCAAGACTCTCAATTTTGCCCTGCGGAGTGTAAATGTTACCTTCTGTAACTTTATTCACAGGACAAACATCCCAGCACTTCTTGCAGTCGATGCAATAACTTACCTCAAGTTCGAATTTGTTCATCATTTCACCCTTTACTCTTTATTCCATTCGTTATCCCAGTAATCTTTTCCCCTGCTTTCATCCACAGGTGCTTTCAGTTCCTCGGGATAAGGATACAGGAACCTGTCCTTATGCGACTCTTCACCAAGAGTCCTGAAAGAAAACATCCTGAGAACTTCTATAACAGCATCCCAGCTTATTCTGTTTTCACTAAAACGCCTAAGCATATTGTCAAAGAAAAGAATTTCGTTATTGTCTTTGTCGCCGGAAGTTAAAAGCATCTTCTTTGCAGTTTCAATTTTCAGGACTTCAGAACCTGGTTTTCTCAGCATCTCCTTCAAAAGCGAAGTATATTCGTCAAAAACCATTTTTTCACTTTCTGTTCCTGAAATAAGTCCTGACATTTTATCTAACAACAGCGGACTGTATGACATGAAAAGAAAAACATTCTTCCTGTGAAAGTCCATAAGCAAGTCCATAGAACCCTGGTTCTTTATTTGCCTGAAATCTGCAAAGGCGTAGAGACTTGTCAGGAAATGATGCCTGATGTGCACGTTAAGCAGCCTTTCACTTTCCTCCATAGGATATCCATGATATCTGTCAATAACATGTCCTGCAAAAAATCCTGAAGACCTTTCAACAACCGGGGACATTTCAGCCTTGCCATAGACCTTCACATTCCCAAGACCCATGCTAGGGGAAAGTCCTTTGAAAATAAAACCATCAACCTCTCCCAATTCATCAAGGAACTTTTCAGCAAAACTATTCATCCTCTCTGTGAAATCGAGGCCTCCCTTTGTCTGGATAAGCCTATGTTCACCGTTTATCCTGACAATCCTCAGTGTTTCCCTTGGGACACCAAGACCAATTTCAACTTCCGGGCAAACTATTTTCATATCTGCAAATTGCATCAGATCCCGGACAATAGGAGAGCTGACCTTCTGCCCGTTATACCGCACATTATCAAACTCAAGACACCTGCTTACCAGTAGTACCGGTCTTGGAAAACCTTCCATAAAATAATATTGTAACTGATAGATTATAATAATGACCTAAAAGACTATTTAGGATGCCAGTTCCAAAAAACAACCTGTAAACTAAAAAACAAAGAAGCATCCGCCGAAGACGGCACATTCCTACGCTTCTATGCAGAAGATTATTACAAATATTCGGGACATGATGCAGACAATTTAGTTCAGGCTCATGGGAAAACGCCAGCTTCGCCAAACACTTCGGGATAACTCAGGTTTTCAGGATCTGCGAGATTCTTATTTCTCAATTCTTACTTTCTGCTTGTGCCTTTTTTAGCCTTTCCTTTCTTTTTACCTTTTCCACCTTTTTTCTTTTCCTCTTTTTCAGTAAAAGATTCCAGTAGCACTACCATGAAATCCCATATTTTCCTGATAGAAGGAATGTAAAGACATTCATCCGGTGAGTGGGGATTTTTAATTGTAGGTCCGAAGGATATCATATCTATATTCTCATACTTTGAACCGATAACAGCACACTCAAGACCTGCATGAATCACTTCTATCTTTGCCTTTTCATCAAAAACAGAGGAATAAACTTCCATGCAGCGTTTCAGTAAAGGTGAAGACATATCTGGCTGCCACGGTGGATAACCGGAATTATGTTCATAAGCTGCACCATATTTTTTTGCAGTTTTTTCGATTGATGAAGTAAGAACTGCCAGTCCAGAATCAACGGAACTGCGCTGGCTTGAGACAATTATAAGTTTTCCATCTTCATCTTTGCCTGTCTCTTTGTCTCTACCTTTGATATTTACAGTAGCCAGATTGCTTGATGTTTCAACCAGTCCTTCCACATCTTTGGACATTGAAGCAATTCCATGTGGAAGATCCTGCAAAAGTCCTATTATCCGGTTTGTTGTTTCAGAATCTGCTCCTTCGTTTTGCAAATCAGAAGAAGGAGAAATAGGAGGAGAAAGAGAAGATGGAGATTCTTCAATTCTAATGGAAATCCCGGATTCAATCTCTGAATACTCAGACCTCAATTTGCTTTCATATTCGGACACAATTGCAGATAATTCATCCTGCCTATCAGCTGGAACAGCTACAGTTGCCTGAGCATATCGTGGAATCGCATTATGAGCAGAGCCACCATTTATATCCTGAATTCTGAGATCCATTTTGCCAGCAATCAGGCTTAGCGCACCTGCAATTAGTTTATTGGCGTTTGCACGCCCTTCATGAATATCAACACCTGAATGACCGCCTGCAAGACCATCTACCATCAGGTTGAAACTCAGCATTTTTTCAGGCAGAGATGAAAAAACGAGTGGCATCTCAATTTTAGTATTAAGACCCCCGGCACATCCTACTGTAAAAATACCCTCATCCTCTGAATCTACGTTGAGCAATATTTCACCGGAGATGAAATCAGGCGTAAGAGCATTAGCCCCGGTCAGACCTGTTTCCTCGTCCACTGTGAATAGAAGCTCAAGTGGGGGATGTCGTAAACTTTTATCTTCTGCAAGTGAAAGTGCAATAACTATTGCTATTCCGTTGTCAGCGCCCAAGGTTGTTCCCTGTGCCCTGAGCCACTCACCGTCCACATCAGGAATTATCGGATCCTTGCTGAAATCATGTTCACTTTCCTGAGTCTTCTCACAGACCATATCCATGTGACCCTGTATCACAATTGAAGGCAGGTATTCGCATCCTTTTGAACCCGGAACTCCGATAACAATATTGTTCACACTATCAAACTTTACACTAAAACCATGATTCAATGCCCATCCTTTAAGCCACATGGCAATTTTATCCTCATTCTTTGAGCATCGTGGTATGCTGCTGACTTCCCTGAAATGTGAAAGTATGATTTCTGTGATTTCATCCATAGGTCTACCTGCCATTTTCCATTCAACTATTATGCCATCTTACAATACTATTCTGCAATGCAATTCTACAATGCGACTCTGCAACTGATAATGAAATAATTCTCCTCGATCTTACAATAAACTGCCTGCTCTGTATAAAATATATCACACAACAAAGATAAGAACTATCTTGATAATCTCATTTTATAGTAAAATCTGCAAATACATGATAAAATGAGGAACTAGCATGAGCTATCATGATACTATCAGTGTTATTCTGGGTGATATCGTTGAGCAGGAAGTTGATGCAATAGTAAACGCAGCCAACAATTCCCTGCTTGGAGGAGGAGGTGTTGACGGTGCCATTCACCATGCAGCAGGAGAAAAACTTCTGGAAGAATGCCGAACCCTTGGAGGATGTCCTACCGGCGAAGCAAAGATTACCGGAGGCTATCTGCTCCCTGCCAGATGGGTAATACATACGGTTGGACCCATATGGAATGGAGGACATCAGAAAGAGGACGAGTTTCTTGTAAGAGCTTACAGGAATTCCCTTCTGCTGGCAGAGGAATATGACATCAAAAGTATCGCATTCCCTGGAATCAGCATTGGAGCCTATGGTTTTCCTGTTGACAGGGCATCTGTGCTGGCCGTGAAGACTATTCTTGAACATATGAAAAACGGTTGCTTGCTTGATGATATCAGGTTAATCTGCTTTAACGATGAAGCCTATCATTTTTATTCGAACGCCCTTGAGCTGGCTGTATCAGAAATATACAGCAATAAATAAGTATAATAAGTACTGCATCATCATTATGAGAATTAGCATATCCTGAAAAAACGATATATTTATGTATAATGAATTCAAGGTAAACAGATAATAAGTTTGATTACAATATAAAAAAATCAGACTTAAAAAGCCGTGCAGGCATTACTCTTATCGTATGGTACGATAGATTGGTTGGTTGGTAAAAAGTTGGTTGGTGGTTACCGGAGTTTTCCGGGCATGCAGACCCGTTGAACGGGATTCCTGGCAAAAAACGAAATATGGAATCCTGTTCAGGGTACTCTTTTATTATTCTGTTTTTACAACTGCTGTGATTTTTCCATAGCTGAACTTATTCATAAATCATTTATCCCAATGCTGCATACTAAGTCTTCATGACCCTGCTTATCGTAAAGAACATCACCAGGGAAGGACCCGGGATACTGGAAAAAATACTGCATGAGAACAATATTGGTTTCCACATAGTAGATCTGGATGCGGGAGATAATCTTCCTGAACCTGACAATTATTCTGCACTCATTGTATTTGGCGGGCCGGACAGTGCCAATGATAAAACTGAAAAAATGCACCAGGAACTTGCAATGATAGAAAAGGCGATTGACCTGGAAATTCCTTATCTTGGAATATGTCTTGGAATGCAGACTCTTGCAAAGTCCCGGGGAGCTCTTATTCGCAAAAATGAAGTAAGGGAAATCGGGTTCACATCCGAAGATGGAGAGTATTATTCTGTAAACATTCAGGATGAATTTGTAAATGATCCACTGTTTGCAGGGCTTGGAAATCCTTTGAAGATATTCCACCTGCACGGTGAAACAGTAGATCTCACTGATAACATAGAACTGCTGGGTACCGGAAAATATTGCAAAAACCAGATAATCAAAGCAGGTAAGAATGCCTATGGAATTCAGGGTCATTTTGAGCTTACACCTGAAATGTTTGAAGTCTGGCTGGACAACGACCCTGAACTTATGGAGCTTGACAGAAACATGCTTTTGCAGGATTTTTATGAGCTGGACGGGGAATACAGCAACAATGGTTATACACTCTTCAGCAACTTCCTGAAAATTGCCGGCTTACTTTAAACCTGCGGGATTTTTTCAAAACTTTTTTGTATAAGTCGGGAAAATAGCAAAGCATGAGGATTCCCCAAAGGCTGGAAACGGATCGTCTCATTATTAGAAGATATACTGAAGACGATCTTAAACAGTTGCATCAATTCCTGAACAATAAAGAGGTTATTGGTTTAACCGATATGCCCTCAAATACGAGTCAGGAAGAAACAGAAGCTTTTCTTCGAATGCTCATAGATTCGTATACAACTGAAAAACCTGTTGCTGCAATGGCTATCTGCCTGAAGGAAAGTGGGAAAGTTATTGGGTCCTGTGGATTTGCTGCTGTTGATTTCTCAAATGATACACAGATATATTATGCCCTTGACCCTGAATACAGGAATAATGGATTTGCAACCGAAGCCATGGACAAATTAATTGAATACATGATACTTGTTCTTGATATTGACAGGATCTGCATTTATTGCCATCCTGAAAATATTGCATCCATGAACCTTGCAAAACGAATCGGAATGCAATGGCAGACCGGTGTTCAAAAAAAAGATAGTGACTCACATTATTTTCTCCTCACAAGGGAAAACTATCTTTCCGGGAACAAAGTTTAAATCATACGAACCCATAATTTGCATTGAGAGGAAAATGCACACATGTGAAATATGTGGAAAAACGGTTAAAAATGCACTTCTTATACGCAGCAAAAGAGTTTGCATGAACTGTATTGCCGATCTGTCTCTGGAAGAGTTATCCGCAGAGAGATTGGATAATAGTGCCTGCATCTAGACCTTTTTTCAAAACGAACTGGCTCCTGAAGAGCAATAATTTAAAATTGTCATCTATACTGCTAAGTATCCAACATAAATAATAAAATATAAATATATAA from Methanolobus tindarius DSM 2278 harbors:
- a CDS encoding YbgA family protein, producing MEGFPRPVLLVSRCLEFDNVRYNGQKVSSPIVRDLMQFADMKIVCPEVEIGLGVPRETLRIVRINGEHRLIQTKGGLDFTERMNSFAEKFLDELGEVDGFIFKGLSPSMGLGNVKVYGKAEMSPVVERSSGFFAGHVIDRYHGYPMEESERLLNVHIRHHFLTSLYAFADFRQIKNQGSMDLLMDFHRKNVFLFMSYSPLLLDKMSGLISGTESEKMVFDEYTSLLKEMLRKPGSEVLKIETAKKMLLTSGDKDNNEILFFDNMLRRFSENRISWDAVIEVLRMFSFRTLGEESHKDRFLYPYPEELKAPVDESRGKDYWDNEWNKE
- a CDS encoding (Fe-S)-binding protein, which translates into the protein MNKFELEVSYCIDCKKCWDVCPVNKVTEGNIYTPQGKIESLAKIAAGEELTQEEYDNIYLSTRCGACDDVCPVNIPITDIIQYERQLLAEQGREPAKTTAISNNIIEHNSPGAKDPEKRFDWITEDLDIAESSEIAYMAGCWVSYSQPDIARATIRLLNHAGIRPMILKEEKCCGLFLLDNGHLGDLAEHAKKFVDYIESLGVKKVIASCPGCYLVLGKEYPKLYRELNFEVEHSLNVFKDMISDGTLRPEKLDLTVSVRDACPMRDSKDVPRSILESMGVQVNELFDGKQVCCGGPGGLKPNFPEIADDIAMLTVQGYKDKAGMLASYCPFCVHHMEGACKSKDEEMKIKDVSVLLAESVLGADFIRK
- a CDS encoding aminoacyl-histidine dipeptidase, which encodes MDEITEIILSHFREVSSIPRCSKNEDKIAMWLKGWALNHGFSVKFDSVNNIVIGVPGSKGCEYLPSIVIQGHMDMVCEKTQESEHDFSKDPIIPDVDGEWLRAQGTTLGADNGIAIVIALSLAEDKSLRHPPLELLFTVDEETGLTGANALTPDFISGEILLNVDSEDEGIFTVGCAGGLNTKIEMPLVFSSLPEKMLSFNLMVDGLAGGHSGVDIHEGRANANKLIAGALSLIAGKMDLRIQDINGGSAHNAIPRYAQATVAVPADRQDELSAIVSEYESKLRSEYSEIESGISIRIEESPSSLSPPISPSSDLQNEGADSETTNRIIGLLQDLPHGIASMSKDVEGLVETSSNLATVNIKGRDKETGKDEDGKLIIVSSQRSSVDSGLAVLTSSIEKTAKKYGAAYEHNSGYPPWQPDMSSPLLKRCMEVYSSVFDEKAKIEVIHAGLECAVIGSKYENIDMISFGPTIKNPHSPDECLYIPSIRKIWDFMVVLLESFTEKEEKKKGGKGKKKGKAKKGTSRK
- a CDS encoding type 1 glutamine amidotransferase, which encodes MTLLIVKNITREGPGILEKILHENNIGFHIVDLDAGDNLPEPDNYSALIVFGGPDSANDKTEKMHQELAMIEKAIDLEIPYLGICLGMQTLAKSRGALIRKNEVREIGFTSEDGEYYSVNIQDEFVNDPLFAGLGNPLKIFHLHGETVDLTDNIELLGTGKYCKNQIIKAGKNAYGIQGHFELTPEMFEVWLDNDPELMELDRNMLLQDFYELDGEYSNNGYTLFSNFLKIAGLL
- a CDS encoding O-acetyl-ADP-ribose deacetylase → MSYHDTISVILGDIVEQEVDAIVNAANNSLLGGGGVDGAIHHAAGEKLLEECRTLGGCPTGEAKITGGYLLPARWVIHTVGPIWNGGHQKEDEFLVRAYRNSLLLAEEYDIKSIAFPGISIGAYGFPVDRASVLAVKTILEHMKNGCLLDDIRLICFNDEAYHFYSNALELAVSEIYSNK
- a CDS encoding GNAT family N-acetyltransferase encodes the protein MRIPQRLETDRLIIRRYTEDDLKQLHQFLNNKEVIGLTDMPSNTSQEETEAFLRMLIDSYTTEKPVAAMAICLKESGKVIGSCGFAAVDFSNDTQIYYALDPEYRNNGFATEAMDKLIEYMILVLDIDRICIYCHPENIASMNLAKRIGMQWQTGVQKKDSDSHYFLLTRENYLSGNKV